Proteins encoded together in one Sceloporus undulatus isolate JIND9_A2432 ecotype Alabama chromosome 4, SceUnd_v1.1, whole genome shotgun sequence window:
- the BBS10 gene encoding Bardet-Biedl syndrome 10 protein isoform X1, producing the protein MATPKRVELGLVAQEASALAAVVRGSLGPEGGQVLLSRPTGEMLLSRDGRRVLQALNLESPTARMMISCISTHCDLIGDGAKTFIILLSALLQGLEKLGEKSSASFCENIQRRDKYKEKCYRMKQISRSLSVIQADILDHIVTQELGKHCLTVFSVSDTEINRRTLGLVLEPYFGGKVGYNRQKFLSQLACDFFFKITADKDRKEVLPLIDEYFPELHTSVAGLPVSSSQILDGLVLPRDFAVYCPADGDRKVIVITEPIHSTFSELGVEVAINGENQYKVSELWIMKRTEALMKHMQDNSIRILLSSVKQQETVHYCAKNSGMCIVECLSAEEISLICRITNISPFRPSLGNICNEITETAVANFCQPLQIGTKRFVHINFARTCALRPCSVIFCGPVHGLTEQHACAFHGAFKMLQHMFTAIHPTEHGNSKPHNQNLSNAVDNHQQSPAVQQHFVEMHSDCGNDKAITKELEPCELKMETLSENEDGLLTLSQNCKCPKEMLRVAENEFLEDDQLIYTQVKERINLSNVPGQLFIEESCTSSPGYDVSFRCEVNNKSYIQSNSYVKTGSIVPVGGVFEILLHYYLSCYAKDCHSPKMIAELCTLIADVLLIVPKTLCRTQKRSAFPQLCLEVTTALRNNQQLLPNQKYLESVSCKYQLIVSVLHCAAALLSIDLIIGIKRLPQKPEESNSDTDT; encoded by the exons GACGGGCGGCGGGTGCTTCAGGCCCTGAACCTGGAGTCCCCGACGGCCAG aATGATGATATCTTGCATTTCCACGCACTGCGATCTGATTGGAGATGGCGCTAAAACGTTTATTATCCTACTCTCCGCTTTACTCCAAGGGCTCGAAAAACTTGGCGAAAAAAGTAGTGCCTCCTTTTGTGAGAATATCCAAAGAAGAGATAAATACAAGGAAAAATGTTACAGAATGAAGCAAATTTCTCGGTCTCTTTCCGTGATCCAAGCAGACATCCTGGACCACATAGTGACTCAGGAACTTGGAAAGCATTGTCTAActgtcttttctgtttctgatacAGAAATAAATAGGAGGACATTGGGGTTGGTACTAGAACCCTATTTCGgtggaaaagtaggatataatAGGCAGAAATTTCTTAGCCAGTTGGCCTGTGACTTCTTCTTCAAAATTACAGCTGATAAAGATAGGAAAGAAGTACTGCCTTTGATAGATGAATATTTTCCTGAGCTGCATACTTCTGTGGCAGGGCTGCCTGTTTCAAGTTCACAGATCCTAGATGGTCTTGTTCTTCCTAGAGACTTTGCTGTATACTGTCCTGCAGACGGTGACAGAAAGGTTATCGTAATAACGGAGCCTATCCACTCTACTTTTTCTGAGTTGGGTGTAGAAGTTGCCATAAACGGTGAAAATCAATACAAGGTATCTGAACTCTGGATTATGAAAAGGACAGAAGCGCTAATGAAGCACATGCAGGACAACAGCATCAGAATACTATTGTCAAGTGTAAAACAACAGGAGACTGTTCATTACTGTGCAAAAAACAGTGGCATGTGTATTGTAGAATGTCTGTCAGCAGAGGAAATCTCCCTTATATGCAGAATCACCAACATTTCCCCGTTTAGGCCATCTCTAGGCAATATTTGCAATGAAATCACTGAAACTGCAGTAGCAAACTTTTGCCAGCCATTACAGATTGGTACCAAAAGATTTGTTCACATTAACTTTGCAAGAACTTGTGCCCTTCGGCCCTGTAGTGTGATTTTCTGTGGACCAGTACATGGGCTTACTGAGCAGCATGCTTGTGCTTTTCACGGAGCATTCAAAATGCTACAACATATGTTTACAGCCATCCATCCGACGGAGCATGGTAATTCAAAACCTCACAATCAAAATCTTTCAAACGCTGTGGATAATCATCAGCAGAGCCCAGCTGTGCAGCAGCACTTTGTGGAAATGCACAGTGATTGCGGTAATGATAAAGCCATCACCAAGGAACTGGAGCCTTGTGAGCTAAAAATGGAAACGCTTTCTGAAAATGAAGATGGCTTACTGACATTgtcccaaaactgcaaatgtcCAAAAGAAATGTTGCGAGTGGCTGAGAATGAATTTCTGGAAGATGACCAGCTTATTTATACCCAAGTAAAGGAAAGGATCAACTTGAGTAATGTACCTGGGCAACTGTTCATTGAAGAAAGTTGTACCAGCAGCCCAGGTTATGATGTTTCATTTAGATGTGAAGTGAATAATAAAAGTTATATTCAGAGTAACTCTTATGTAAAGACGGGATCGATTGTGCCAGTAGGCGGAGTCTTTGAAATCCTATTGCATTATTATTTGTCTTGCTATGCAAAGGATTGCCATTCACCAAAGATGATAGCTGAGCTTTGTACTCTGATTGCTGATGTATTGCTCATTGTTCCAAAAACACTCTGTAGGACACAGAAGAGGAGTGCTTTCCCTCAGCTCTGTCTTGAAGTCACCACTGCCCTCAGGAATAACCAGCAGCTTCTGCCAAATCAAAAATACTTAGAATCAGTCTCCTGTAAATATCAGTTAATAGTTTCTGTTCTTCATTGTGCAGCTGCACTCCTTAGCATTGATCTGATTATTGGCATTAAAAGGTTACCTCAAAAGCCTGAAGAGAGTAACTCAGACACTGACACGTAA
- the BBS10 gene encoding Bardet-Biedl syndrome 10 protein isoform X2, with product MMISCISTHCDLIGDGAKTFIILLSALLQGLEKLGEKSSASFCENIQRRDKYKEKCYRMKQISRSLSVIQADILDHIVTQELGKHCLTVFSVSDTEINRRTLGLVLEPYFGGKVGYNRQKFLSQLACDFFFKITADKDRKEVLPLIDEYFPELHTSVAGLPVSSSQILDGLVLPRDFAVYCPADGDRKVIVITEPIHSTFSELGVEVAINGENQYKVSELWIMKRTEALMKHMQDNSIRILLSSVKQQETVHYCAKNSGMCIVECLSAEEISLICRITNISPFRPSLGNICNEITETAVANFCQPLQIGTKRFVHINFARTCALRPCSVIFCGPVHGLTEQHACAFHGAFKMLQHMFTAIHPTEHGNSKPHNQNLSNAVDNHQQSPAVQQHFVEMHSDCGNDKAITKELEPCELKMETLSENEDGLLTLSQNCKCPKEMLRVAENEFLEDDQLIYTQVKERINLSNVPGQLFIEESCTSSPGYDVSFRCEVNNKSYIQSNSYVKTGSIVPVGGVFEILLHYYLSCYAKDCHSPKMIAELCTLIADVLLIVPKTLCRTQKRSAFPQLCLEVTTALRNNQQLLPNQKYLESVSCKYQLIVSVLHCAAALLSIDLIIGIKRLPQKPEESNSDTDT from the coding sequence ATGATGATATCTTGCATTTCCACGCACTGCGATCTGATTGGAGATGGCGCTAAAACGTTTATTATCCTACTCTCCGCTTTACTCCAAGGGCTCGAAAAACTTGGCGAAAAAAGTAGTGCCTCCTTTTGTGAGAATATCCAAAGAAGAGATAAATACAAGGAAAAATGTTACAGAATGAAGCAAATTTCTCGGTCTCTTTCCGTGATCCAAGCAGACATCCTGGACCACATAGTGACTCAGGAACTTGGAAAGCATTGTCTAActgtcttttctgtttctgatacAGAAATAAATAGGAGGACATTGGGGTTGGTACTAGAACCCTATTTCGgtggaaaagtaggatataatAGGCAGAAATTTCTTAGCCAGTTGGCCTGTGACTTCTTCTTCAAAATTACAGCTGATAAAGATAGGAAAGAAGTACTGCCTTTGATAGATGAATATTTTCCTGAGCTGCATACTTCTGTGGCAGGGCTGCCTGTTTCAAGTTCACAGATCCTAGATGGTCTTGTTCTTCCTAGAGACTTTGCTGTATACTGTCCTGCAGACGGTGACAGAAAGGTTATCGTAATAACGGAGCCTATCCACTCTACTTTTTCTGAGTTGGGTGTAGAAGTTGCCATAAACGGTGAAAATCAATACAAGGTATCTGAACTCTGGATTATGAAAAGGACAGAAGCGCTAATGAAGCACATGCAGGACAACAGCATCAGAATACTATTGTCAAGTGTAAAACAACAGGAGACTGTTCATTACTGTGCAAAAAACAGTGGCATGTGTATTGTAGAATGTCTGTCAGCAGAGGAAATCTCCCTTATATGCAGAATCACCAACATTTCCCCGTTTAGGCCATCTCTAGGCAATATTTGCAATGAAATCACTGAAACTGCAGTAGCAAACTTTTGCCAGCCATTACAGATTGGTACCAAAAGATTTGTTCACATTAACTTTGCAAGAACTTGTGCCCTTCGGCCCTGTAGTGTGATTTTCTGTGGACCAGTACATGGGCTTACTGAGCAGCATGCTTGTGCTTTTCACGGAGCATTCAAAATGCTACAACATATGTTTACAGCCATCCATCCGACGGAGCATGGTAATTCAAAACCTCACAATCAAAATCTTTCAAACGCTGTGGATAATCATCAGCAGAGCCCAGCTGTGCAGCAGCACTTTGTGGAAATGCACAGTGATTGCGGTAATGATAAAGCCATCACCAAGGAACTGGAGCCTTGTGAGCTAAAAATGGAAACGCTTTCTGAAAATGAAGATGGCTTACTGACATTgtcccaaaactgcaaatgtcCAAAAGAAATGTTGCGAGTGGCTGAGAATGAATTTCTGGAAGATGACCAGCTTATTTATACCCAAGTAAAGGAAAGGATCAACTTGAGTAATGTACCTGGGCAACTGTTCATTGAAGAAAGTTGTACCAGCAGCCCAGGTTATGATGTTTCATTTAGATGTGAAGTGAATAATAAAAGTTATATTCAGAGTAACTCTTATGTAAAGACGGGATCGATTGTGCCAGTAGGCGGAGTCTTTGAAATCCTATTGCATTATTATTTGTCTTGCTATGCAAAGGATTGCCATTCACCAAAGATGATAGCTGAGCTTTGTACTCTGATTGCTGATGTATTGCTCATTGTTCCAAAAACACTCTGTAGGACACAGAAGAGGAGTGCTTTCCCTCAGCTCTGTCTTGAAGTCACCACTGCCCTCAGGAATAACCAGCAGCTTCTGCCAAATCAAAAATACTTAGAATCAGTCTCCTGTAAATATCAGTTAATAGTTTCTGTTCTTCATTGTGCAGCTGCACTCCTTAGCATTGATCTGATTATTGGCATTAAAAGGTTACCTCAAAAGCCTGAAGAGAGTAACTCAGACACTGACACGTAA